The following is a genomic window from bacterium.
CCGCCACCCTCGTGCGCGAGGACGGCAAAGAGGACGAGGTCTTTTCTCTCATCGGCCCCAAGAGGTACGATACGCCGTGGAAGGAGCTCGAGCGCAAGAACTGGATCGCGCGGGCGCTGTGCCGGGAGCTCCGGGTGCCGATGGCCGCGGAGGACCGGCTGCGCTACGCCGTGGCGTCCAACCATCGCCGCTTCCGCGTCGCGGCCGAAAACCCGTGCAAGGTCCCGGTGGTCGAGCGCCTGCTCGAGCTTCACCGCGGCCACAGCGTACTCGTCATAGGCCACTACCTGAACCAGCTCGACGTGATCGCCGAAACGGTCCGGGCGCCGCTCATCACCGGCAAGACGCCCCAACCCGAGCGCGACGTCTTGTACGAGAAATTCCGCCGGGGCCGGGTCCCGGTTCTGGTGGTATCGAAGGTTGCGAACTTCGCCCTCGACCTGCCGGACGCCAACGTCGCGATACAGGTCTCCGGGACCTTCGGCTCGAGGCAGGAGGAGGCCCAGCGGCTGGGCCGAATCCTCCGGCCCAAATCCGGCGAGAACGTCGCGCATTTCTACACCCTCGTATCGCGCGACACGGTGGAGCAGGATTACGCGTTGAAGCGCGAACTTTTTTTAACCGAGCAGGGCTACCAATATGAGATCGCCGACGCCGAGGCTTTTTTCGAGACGTAAGCTTCCGGCCCGCCGAAGGGCGGGGAGCGTTAAATTTAAAACGCTGCGTTCGGCAGCCGCGGCGGCGGCTTGCTCGAGCGCGCTGGCCGCCGCCTCCTGCGGCAATATCTACTACGACGATTGGCCGGCGAGCTACGGCCAGGAGACGATGCGGCTGGGGGAGGTCCGGCACGAGGCCGACGCCCGCTCGACCGGGATGGCGGGCGCCGGGCGGGCCGCGGTATACGGCGCCGAGGCCGCGGTGACGAACCCGGCGGCGCTGGCCTCCTTGCAGGGGCCGGCCGCGGCGGGCGGCGGCGGCTACCGGTTCTGGGCCTACACCGTGCAGCCGGACGGCGACGCCCCGGCCGCGGAGTCCTTCCCCGGCTCGTTCGCCGGTTCGTACGCCGCCGGCGCCTGGCCCATAGCGGCGGAGAGGTTGGTGGTGGGCGGCGCGCTCTGGACGCCGCACGACTATACGTACGACATAGGCGGAGGAGAGGGCGCGAACCACGAGATTAAAAGCCGGGGCGCGCTGCGGGCCGTGGGGCCGGCGCTGGCCGCGCGGGCGTTGGGGGTGTCGTGGGGCGTGGCCGGCGACTTCCTGTGGGGCGGCCAAAAGATCACTTCCGACCAGGCGGTCGAAAACGCAGACATCCACGGCCGCGGCTACGACGTACGCGCGTCGGCGGCCAAGAGTTTCGACCTCGCGCCCGGGTGGCGGCTCTCCGCCGCGGCGCTGGGCAAGAAGGGCGCCAAGGTCCGCTTCGGCGACGGCTACGACGTGCGGTTTCCGCCCTCGGCCGGGGTCGCGTTCTCGCTCAAGGCGCAGAGCGTTAACGTCCACGTCGACTACATCTACACCTTCTACGAGTCGATGGAGTCGAGCGACGACGGCGTGGCGAGCGTAATCGCGGGTGCGGCGCGCGACGTGGGGTGGGCTTCCGCGGGCGGCGAGTACGTGACGGACGGCGGCGCCATCGTGCGGGCCGGTTTCGGCTACAAGCCGTGGTACGTGCGCGACGCGACGTACGGCGGCGTCGACTCGTACCATTACGCTATGGGCGGCGGGTGGCCGGTGATGGACCGGCGCGGCAGGTTGGACGCCGCGTTGACGTACGGCCGCCGCGGCGCCCTCGACCAAAACGGCTACTTCGTAGACTTTATGGAATTCCAGGCCGGCTTGAATTACTATTGGTAGCGACCCGGGCCGCCTGATTCAGCGGGTCTCGAGCGAAGGGCAACGTGAACGAGAGAGAGATAACGAAGTGCGCGCGCCATCCGGCGCGGCCCGCCGTCGCGAGGTGCGTCGTGTGCGGCGAGCCGGTGTGCGAGGAATGCGCCCGCGTGGTAGACGGCAAGTACTATTGCGGCCGCGACGTTCCGCCGGCCGAGGCGACTCCCGCGGCCCCGGCGCCGCGCGGCGGCCGACTTCGGCCCGGCCTTCTGCTCGCGCTCGCCGCCGTGGTGGGGGCGGCGTGGGGCGCGCTGGCGCTGCTCAGGCCGGCGATGGAGTGGGGCGCCGAATTCTACCGGGGCGAACTGACGCGCGCGCGGTTGGATGACGTCGCCGACGCCGCGGACTACTACAAGAGGGACATGGGACGCTATCCCACGGCGGAGGGAGGGCTCTTAGCGTTGGTGGAGGAGCCGCCCGGCGACGGCGGGTGGCTCGGGCCCTACCTGCCGGAGTCGTACGTCGTGGACGGCGCCGTCGCGGACGCCGCCGGCAAGCCGCTGGCCTACGAGTCGTCGGCGAAAGAGCACGTCGTCAAGGCCGCCGGCAAAGACGGCGAGCTGGGCACCGCGGATGACGTGAGACTTCGTCTCGAGGGACGCGCCGAGCGCGAAAGCCGGCCCGCTTTCCCGAGCCTGTGGGGGGCTTTGAAAGAAGGCCGGCGGGGTCGATTTTAGCTCGTTACTTTAACGGCGTATCGTCGGGCGGGCGGCCGGTGCCGGCGCCTTTTTTATTGGGCCGGGGCGGTTCCTTCTCCAAAGCCGCGGCCTCGAGCGCCCGGGCCACTTCCCGAACGCCGACGGCGGCTCGAGCCGCCAGCTCCGCCGCGCTGTCGTACTCCGCGTGGGCGAACGTCTCGCCCCCCGGCCCCACGGCGAGTTTTACTTTTCCCGTCCCGTATTCGCTCTCGACCGTCACGACGCGCCGCTCCAACGTTTTGCGCCGGGCGTCGTAGCTCCGGACGCCGAGGGTGGAAGTATAGCTGAGCGTAAGGTCGCACAGGCGGCCGCGGTCCTCGGGCCGGCCTATTATCTTCACGATGTGCCCCGGGCGTCCCTTCTTCATGACCGCCGGCGTAACGGCGACGTCCAACGCGCCGGCGTCGAACAGCGCCCGGGCCGCGAACGACAGCTCTTCGGCCGTCATATCGTCCACGTTGGCCTCGAGGACGGTGACCATGTCTTCGCCGCACGGTTCCTCTTCGGCGGCGCCCTCGCCCGCGAACGCGCGGAGGACGTTGGGAAATCCGGTGGGGTCGGCCGCGCCGGGGCCGTAGCCCACGCGCTCCACCGTCATCGTCGGCATCGGCCCGAATTCGTCGGCGACGCTCGCTATCAAGGCCGCGCCGGTGGGGGTCGTGAACTCGCCCGGGACGTCGCCGGCGAAGGCCGGGACGCCGCGTAGGAGCTCGAGCGTAGCCGGCGCGGGGACGGGCAGCGTGCCGTGGGCGGCGTCCACGCAACCCGAGCCGAGCCGAAGCGGCGAGGCGACGACGCGCTCGGCCGCCACGAGCTCAAGCAAAGTAAAAGCGCCTACGACGTCGACGACGGCGTCCGCCGCGCCCACCTCGTGGAAGCCGGCGTGGCCCACGGCGACGCGGTGCGCCCGTCGCTCGGCGTCGGCGAGCTTGCGGAAGGTTCTCGTCGCGCCGCTCCGGACGTACGGCGACAGCTCCGCGCGGTCAAGCAGGCGCTCCACCGTCCGCACGTCGTCGAAGTGCGGCGCCTCGCCCGAGACCACGACTTCAACCCCCGTCGCCTCCACGCCGCCCCGGCGCCGCGGCGGATACACCAACCGAACGCCGGCGAGTTCCAACCGGGCCAGACCTTCTTCGAGGGCCGTGCGGCCTCCCGTTAACTCGAGCAGCGCGGCGAGCAACATGTCGCCGCTCGCGCCGGCGCTCCCGTCTATGAAGAGGATTTTCATTTTTCGACCGTTGCGCCGCGTGCTATTAAGGCCGCGGCGTAGCCGGCGCCGAAGCCGTTGTCGATGTTGACCACGACCACGCCGCCGGCGCACGAGTTCAGCATCGTCAGCAGCGGCGCGACGCCGCCGAAGCTCGCGCCGTAGCCGACGCTCGTGGGGACCGCGACCACCGGGCCGCCGCCCAAACCGGCGACGACGCTCGCCAGCGCCCCCTCCATCCCCGCCACGACGATTATGCAGTCCGCTTTATGGATAGCGTCGAGCTTGTCGAGGAGGCGATGGAGGCCCGCGACGCCGACGTCGTAGACGCGCTCGACGTGGCACCCGACCGTCTCCGCCACCACCGCGGCCTCCTCCGCCACCGGGATGTCCGCGGTCCCCGCGGATAGGACGAGCACCCGGCCGCGCGGTTCTACGGCCGTTTCGCCCGGTACGACGACGACGCGGCCTTCCTCGTGGTAGCGCGCGCCGGGGCACTTCTCGCGCACGGCCTCGTACGCCTCGGCCGTCGCCCTCGTGGCCAGGACGGCGGAGCCCGTCTCGGCGATGCGGGCGGCGATGGCCGCGGCCTGCGCCGGCGTCTTCCCCTGGCAGAATATTACCTCCGGGAAGCCGGCGCGAAGCGCCCGGTGGGTATCGACCCGGGCGAAGCCCAGGTCGGCGTAGGGGAAGTGTTTCAAACGCTCGACGGCGCCGTCGACGCTCAGCTCGCCGGCCGCGACGGCGCGCAGCAGCTCCTCTAACTTACGGCGGTCCATAATCCGGTAGTTTTTTAAACTCGTCCAGAACGTTTACTACGTCGTCGCGGCACGCGACGGCGGCCGCGCGGGGGCGCAGGGCTTTCGCGCC
Proteins encoded in this region:
- the larC gene encoding nickel pincer cofactor biosynthesis protein LarC → MKILFIDGSAGASGDMLLAALLELTGGRTALEEGLARLELAGVRLVYPPRRRGGVEATGVEVVVSGEAPHFDDVRTVERLLDRAELSPYVRSGATRTFRKLADAERRAHRVAVGHAGFHEVGAADAVVDVVGAFTLLELVAAERVVASPLRLGSGCVDAAHGTLPVPAPATLELLRGVPAFAGDVPGEFTTPTGAALIASVADEFGPMPTMTVERVGYGPGAADPTGFPNVLRAFAGEGAAEEEPCGEDMVTVLEANVDDMTAEELSFAARALFDAGALDVAVTPAVMKKGRPGHIVKIIGRPEDRGRLCDLTLSYTSTLGVRSYDARRKTLERRVVTVESEYGTGKVKLAVGPGGETFAHAEYDSAAELAARAAVGVREVARALEAAALEKEPPRPNKKGAGTGRPPDDTPLK
- the larB gene encoding nickel pincer cofactor biosynthesis protein LarB codes for the protein MDRRKLEELLRAVAAGELSVDGAVERLKHFPYADLGFARVDTHRALRAGFPEVIFCQGKTPAQAAAIAARIAETGSAVLATRATAEAYEAVREKCPGARYHEEGRVVVVPGETAVEPRGRVLVLSAGTADIPVAEEAAVVAETVGCHVERVYDVGVAGLHRLLDKLDAIHKADCIIVVAGMEGALASVVAGLGGGPVVAVPTSVGYGASFGGVAPLLTMLNSCAGGVVVVNIDNGFGAGYAAALIARGATVEK
- a CDS encoding type II secretion system protein GspG; translated protein: MNEREITKCARHPARPAVARCVVCGEPVCEECARVVDGKYYCGRDVPPAEATPAAPAPRGGRLRPGLLLALAAVVGAAWGALALLRPAMEWGAEFYRGELTRARLDDVADAADYYKRDMGRYPTAEGGLLALVEEPPGDGGWLGPYLPESYVVDGAVADAAGKPLAYESSAKEHVVKAAGKDGELGTADDVRLRLEGRAERESRPAFPSLWGALKEGRRGRF